Proteins co-encoded in one Pararge aegeria chromosome 19, ilParAegt1.1, whole genome shotgun sequence genomic window:
- the LOC120632195 gene encoding uncharacterized protein LOC120632195 has product MPFGKIEPFDVSSHNWDAYCRRVKQFIALNNISEDLHVATLVTHVGIACYELMCDLCSPDLPEDKKFEQLVKIVKDHLEPQRSEIAERHMFRQRKQRQGEIVSDYLKSLKHLAKHCNFRDSLEVNLRDQFVSGLQSEDMRSRLFAERNIDYKRAIELALALEAAERHAAEAASGASSSAISEGLHRIRSSPARAERGRMERREGAGGLQADAAARAGALSLEGSRRGCWRCGRSGHPPSRCRYKFYSCDSCGQRGHLKVVCGNVDKCSDAVIQKNTKGQLFFND; this is encoded by the coding sequence atgcctTTTGGTAAAATCGAGCCTTTTGATGttagttcccacaactgggatgcATATTGTCGTCGGGTGAAGCAATTTATTGCGTTAAATAACATCAGTGAAGATTTACACGTGGCCACGTTGGTAACACATGTCGGCATTGCATGTTACGAATTGATGTGCGACTTGTGTTCCCCGGATTTACCGGAAGACAAGAAGTTTGAACAATTAGTGAAGATTGTCAAAGACCACTTGGAGCCACAAAGGTCGGAGATCGCAGAGAGACATATGTTCCGGCAAAGGAAGCAAAGGCAAGGGGAGATAGTGAGTGATTATTTGAAAAGTCTAAAACATCTCGCCAAACATTGCAATTTTCGGGATTCTTTGGAGGTAAATTTGAGAGACCAGTTTGTTTCTGGCCTTCAAAGTGAAGATATGAGGTCACGATTGTTTGCCGAGCGGAACATCGATTATAAGCGAGCAATAGAACTCGCATTGGCGCTCGAGGCAGCGGAGAGACATGCAGCGGAGGCAGCGTCCGGGGCGAGTTCCAGCGCCATCTCGGAAGGGCTGCATCGCATCAGATCCTCACCAGCGCGCGCGGAGCGTGGGCGCATGGAACGGCGCGAGGGAGCGGGTGGCTTGCAGGCAGACGCGGCGGCCAGGGCCGGTGCGCTGAGCCTCGAGGGCTCACGGCGCGGCTGCTGGCGTTGCGGGCGCAGCGGGCATCCGCCGTCCCGGTGCCGCTACAAGTTCTACAGCTGTGATTCGTGTGGGCAGAGGGGCCACCTGAAGGTCGTGTGCGGTAATGTTGATAAGTGTAGTGATGCggttatacagaaaaacacaaaaggtcagttgttttttaatgat
- the LOC120632162 gene encoding uncharacterized protein K02A2.6-like, whose product MQLHLADKTPIFVKSRPLPLALRAPVERELERLQRDDVIYKVDRSDYGTPIVPIIKKNGDIRICGDFKVTINPLLKDFHYPLPQIEDIFATLGGGEQFSKLDLSHAYQQVLLTEDSQPMTAITTHIGTFVYKRVPFGIKCVPEYFEKLIEETLCGLSSTVAFQDDICVTGKDRETHCKNLRAVLARLKEAGLRVNWSKCEFFKDSVTYLGYKIDKKGLHTDANKIKAIVSAPSPKDKNVKWYWSCECESAFKRVKNILSSSPVLAHYDPKLPLLLSVDSSAYGLGAVLTHRYSDGSERLISCASRTLNEAEQQGCLVWGYRVIIPASLHSAVLDELHSGHIGVVKMKQLARNYLWWSGLDADIERVCRECTACAALRAQPPPAPLHSWEWPVEPWSRLNVDFLGPFRNKYYLVILDAHSKWLEVEPVPNTSAATVISCLRKIFARFGLCKVIVSDNGPPFSSSEYLHYLNKNGIKRILVAPYHPSSNGAAENVVKTVKLVLKKAIIENVNLEKALCTFLFTYRNTEHCTTQKEPSVALLGHRLRGRLDLLRPNTRDVIRDKQSSQEERRGGSLREMSTGDRVLVRNYNNNLVKWKEGVVLDRTGPVSYVVKTDDDNRTSRRHVDQILDKNYKKSRYTLTGMVDNENSGEREMNDEAFKSFDNSVVGSSPVTDTENQLVKAPSPSQAIPNTNSPLRMALRPRVKKMMKL is encoded by the exons ATGCAGTTGCATTTAGCTGACAAGACTCCAATTTTCGTTAAATCGCGCCCGCTTCCCCTCGCACTTCGCGCGCCGGTCGAGCGCGAGTTGGAGCGGTTGCAGCGAGATGACGTCATTTATAAGGTAGACCGTTCTGATTACGGTACGCCTATTgttcctataataaaaaaaaatggagacatTCGTATTTGTGGAGACTTTAAGGTCACTATTAATCCGctattaaaagattttcattatcCTCTTCCACAAATTGAAGATATATTTGCTACCCTTGGGGGAGGCGAACAGTTTTCTAAATTAGACTTATCCCACGCCTATCAGCAAGTGTTATTAACGGAGGACTCGCAACCCATGACCGCTATAACTACACACATAGGCACCTTCGTTTACAAGCGAGTACCTTTTGGAATAAAATGTGTTCCtgagtattttgaaaagttgATCGAAGAAACTCTGTGTGGCTTATCCTCTACTGTAGCTTTTCAGGACGATATTTGTGTGACTGGCAAAGACAGAGAGactcattgtaaaaatttacgtgCCGTTTTAGCCCGATTAAAAGAGGCCGGGTTGCGAGTAAATTGGTCTAAATGTGAATTCTTTAAGGACAGTGTAACATACTTAGGatacaaaattgataaaaagggTCTACACACTGATGCAAATAAGATAAAAGCTATTGTTTCGGCGCCATCACCGAAAGAC aaaaatgtaaaatggtaTTGGAGTTGCGAATGTGAAAGTGCCTTCAAAAGAGTTAAAAACATTCTCAGTAGTTCGCCTGTGCTAGCACACTACGATCCCAAGTTACCGTTGCTGTTGTCGGTGGACAGTAGCGCGTATGGACTCGGCGCGGTTCTCACGCACCGCTACTCCGACGGATCGGAACGTCTTATCAGTTGCGCCTCGCGTACTCTTAATGAGGCCGAGC aacaggGATGCTTGGTTTGGGGATATAGAGTAATTATCCCTGCCAGTTTGCACTCCGCTGTGTTAGACGAATTACATTCCGGGCATATAGGCGTTGTTAAAATGAAACAGCTGGCGCGGAACTATCTGTGGTGGAGCGGCTTGGACGCCGATATTGAGCGCGTGTGTCGCGAGTGCACCGCCTGCGCCGCGCTGCGCGCAcagccgccgcccgcgccgctgcACTCGTGGGAGTGGCCGGTGGAGCCTTGGTCGCGGTTGAATGTTGACTTTTTAGGTCCgtttcgtaataaatattatttagttattttagatgCTCATTCCAAATGGTTGGAAGTGGAACCAGTGCCAAATACTTCGGCAGCTACCGTTATATCTTGCCTGCGCAAAATATTTGCCCGGTTCGGTCTATGCAAGGTCATTGTGAGCGACAATGGTCCACCATTTTCTTCATCcgaatacttacattatttgaataagaatggaATCAAGCGAATATTAGTCGCCCCATATCATCCATCGAGTAACGGTGCAGCTGAAAacgttgttaaaactgtaaagctAGTATTAAAGAAGGCTATAATCGAAAACGTGAATTTAGAAAAAgcgttatgtacatttttatttacatacagaAATACAGAACATTGTACTACTCAAAAAGAACCCTCCGTGGCACTTTTGGGACACAGGTTACGCGGCAGGTTAGATCTTTTACGACCGAATACCAGAGATGTCATTCGCGATAAACAATCAAGTCAAGAAGAACGTCGCGGTGGCTCATTGCGAGAAATGAGCACTGGAGACCGGGTTCTGGTCcggaactataataataatttagtaaaatggAAGGAAGGTGTAGTGTTGGATAGAACCGGTCCCGTCTCCTATGTTGTCAAAACAGACGATGACAATCGTACTAGTAGAAGACACGTTGATCAAATacttgacaaaaattataaaaaatctaggTATACTTTAACAGGCATGGTGGATAATGAAAACTCGGGAGAAAGAGAGATGAATGATGAAGCGTTCAAAAGTTTCGATAATTCTGTTGTCGGTTCGTCTCCTGTAACAGATACAGAAAATCAGCTAGTAAAGGCACCTTCACCTTCTCAAGCGATTCCCAATACGAATAGTCCTCTTCGTATGGCATTAAGACCGCGGGTCAAAAAGATgatgaaattgtaa